A window of the Ostrea edulis chromosome 1, xbOstEdul1.1, whole genome shotgun sequence genome harbors these coding sequences:
- the LOC125660661 gene encoding monocarboxylate transporter 2-like, translated as MTTSSGRKSTLSRENYDKSNRRYVVFAGSLFIHFIVISMAPAMLGIVYVDVIREFKADASLVALMQSLYRGIVFGGGLIAELVIRRVGEFPCMMAGSLLGSLSFLAAAFSKSLIAIVLLVGVGGGCGFVFPVFLSFVNVRRAFYSHSSAAKFLTAMTIGAGVGLLVTPYMTEFFLREFGWRGTIMMAAGLFFHLNLIAVVVKINLPPSEETKESKNFKWRDQVAIFKSRPFSVYIFDVFLFGMFGFAETWFLPDFLVSNNYTKEDAALLLTVSGVFNLGGRIFAVPLSSFFSRPKILYHWSYICLALALSHALYPYFLQSYLVLILASGLYGICEGLLNSQGGSVVLQSLPMNLYPLGIATDITCYGVSSAVGGYIGGFIRDVTGGYDGVFYVASISSIFCSFASLLLILVDKLYRKKDRKNVHSTTISIISHL; from the exons ATGACAACTTCAAGTGGGAGAAAGTCAACGCTATCGAG AGAAAATTATGACAAGTCCAACAGACGCTATGTGGTGTTTGCTGGTTCCCTGTTCATTCATTTCATCGTCATATCAATGGCGCCTGCGATGTTGGGGATCGTGTATGTTGACGTCATTAGAGAATTTAAAGCAGATGCCTCCTTAGTGGCCTTAATGCAGTCCTTGTATCGCGGGATCGTGTTTGGAGGAG GACTGATAGCGGAACTTGTTATAAGACGAGTAGGAGAGTTCCCATGTATGATGGCTGGGTCATTATTAGGAAGCCTTAGTTTTCTAGCGGCAGCATTTTCGAAAAGTTTAATCGCAATTGTTCTTCTTGTTGGTGTTGGAGGAG GGTGTGGATTCGTGTTTCCGGTATTCTTGTCTTTTGTCAATGTTAGAAGAGCCTTTTATAGTCATTCGTCCGCTGCAAAATTCCTTACTGCTATGACCATTGGAGCTGGAGTGGGGTTGTTGGTGACTCCTTATATGACCGAATTTTTCCTAAGGGAGTTTGGATGGCGAGGAACAATCATGATGGCTGCAGGGTTATTCTTTCACCTTAACCTGATTGCTGTAgttgtgaaaataaatttacCGCCTTCAGAAGAGACGAAAGAATCTAAGAATTTCAAGTGGAGGGACCAAGTTGCCATTTTCAAAAGCAGACCGTTTTCAGTTTACATATTTGATGTTTTTCTCTTCGGAATGTTTG GTTTTGCTGAGACTTGGTTTCTTCCGGATTTCCTCGTCTCAAACAATTACACCAAAGAAGATGCTGCCTTGTTGCTGACAGTAAGCGGTGTATTCAATCTCGGTGGACGAATATTCGCGGTACCTCTATCATCGTTCTTTAG TCGACCCAAGATACTGTACCATTGGAGCTACATCTGTCTAGCCTTGGCTCTCAGTCATGCGCTATACCCATACTTCCTCCAGTCCTACCTCGTTTTGATACTCGCCTCCGGACTTTACGGTATTTGTGAAGGGCTACTGAATTCTCAGGGAGGATCCGTTGTTCTTCAATCACTCCCTATGAATCTTTATCCATTAGGAATAGCAACAGACATAACGTGTTATGGAGTGTCTTCTGCTGTTGGTGGATACATTGGTG GATTCATTCGTGACGTCACAGGTGGATATGATGGTGTCTTCTATGTGGCATCGATATCATCCATTTTCTGTTCATTTGCATCACTCCTTTTAATTCTCGTGGACAAACTGTATAGGAAGAAAGACAGAAAAAACGTTCATAGTACCACTATTTCAATAATTTCACATCTCTAA